A genomic segment from Rhodospirillum centenum SW encodes:
- a CDS encoding tyrosine recombinase XerC yields the protein MTGGVPSLGFACQPDAAEALERWGRWLEHERGASTHTLRSYRADLAGFLAFVAEHRGRPPGLNDLGALDLGAFRAWLAARAADGAGAATRSRGVSGVRSFFRWADRSGLLHNPAIALLTAPKAQRPLPRPLAADDAALLLEEAAAVPEAPWIGLRDRALFTLLYGCGLRISEAIGLNRSDLPAGAASVRVLGKGGKQRDVPVLPAVREAVAAYLAAVPWGGGRAAPLFVGAKGDRLSPDVARRQMRHLRALLGLPDSTTPHALRHSFATHLLGGGADLRAIQDLLGHASLSTTQRYTDVDAEHLLSVYETAHPRARRQGHQTVRSVCDALPPRLRNQESER from the coding sequence ATGACGGGCGGCGTCCCCAGCCTGGGTTTCGCCTGCCAGCCGGACGCGGCCGAGGCGCTGGAGCGCTGGGGCCGCTGGCTGGAGCATGAGCGCGGCGCCTCCACCCACACGCTGCGCAGCTACCGTGCCGATCTGGCCGGGTTCCTGGCCTTCGTCGCGGAACACCGCGGAAGACCGCCCGGGCTGAACGACCTGGGCGCGCTGGACCTCGGCGCTTTCCGCGCCTGGCTGGCCGCCCGCGCCGCCGACGGGGCCGGGGCGGCGACCCGCTCGCGCGGGGTGTCCGGCGTACGCAGCTTCTTCCGCTGGGCCGACCGCAGCGGCCTGCTGCACAACCCCGCCATCGCCCTGCTGACGGCGCCCAAGGCGCAGCGCCCCCTGCCCCGCCCGCTGGCGGCGGACGATGCCGCCCTGCTGCTGGAAGAGGCCGCCGCCGTGCCGGAGGCGCCCTGGATCGGGCTGCGCGACCGGGCCCTGTTCACCCTGCTCTACGGCTGCGGCCTGCGCATCTCCGAGGCGATCGGGCTGAACCGCAGCGACCTGCCGGCCGGGGCCGCCAGCGTCCGCGTCCTGGGCAAGGGGGGCAAGCAGCGCGACGTGCCGGTGCTGCCGGCGGTGCGGGAGGCCGTGGCCGCCTATCTGGCCGCCGTTCCCTGGGGCGGCGGACGCGCGGCGCCCCTGTTCGTCGGCGCCAAGGGCGACCGGCTGAGCCCCGACGTGGCGCGCCGGCAGATGCGGCACCTGCGGGCGCTGCTGGGCCTGCCCGACAGCACCACGCCGCACGCGCTCCGCCACAGCTTCGCCACCCACCTGCTGGGCGGCGGGGCGGACCTGCGCGCCATCCAGGACCTGCTGGGCCATGCCAGCCTGAGCACGACCCAGCGCTACACCGACGTGGATGCGGAGCACCTGCTGTCCGTCTACGAAACCGCCCATCCGCGTGCGCGGCGGCAGGGCCATCAGACGGTCAGGTCTGTATGCGATGCCCTTCCCCCCCGGCTTCGCAACCAGGAATCTGAGCGCTAA
- a CDS encoding helix-turn-helix domain-containing protein yields MALVLRCVGPVSEPVTLARLLVRNGLRLTKAHEVLNSVTAGRTVAVELPRVEDAAALVDSLRGLGVAAVRRTAPPAPDVRRVRERLGLTQREFAATFGIELGTLRNWEQNRNPPDAPGRLLLRVLERHPEIVAEAAEETAADA; encoded by the coding sequence ATGGCCCTGGTTCTGCGATGCGTCGGGCCGGTTTCCGAGCCCGTCACGCTGGCCCGGCTGCTTGTCCGGAACGGCCTGCGCCTGACCAAGGCGCATGAGGTGCTGAACAGCGTCACGGCCGGTCGGACGGTGGCAGTCGAACTGCCCCGCGTCGAGGATGCCGCGGCCCTCGTGGACTCCCTGCGGGGACTGGGTGTCGCCGCGGTCCGACGCACGGCCCCTCCTGCCCCCGATGTACGGCGGGTCCGCGAAAGGCTGGGCCTGACCCAGCGGGAATTCGCGGCGACCTTCGGGATCGAGCTTGGCACCCTGCGGAACTGGGAGCAGAACCGCAATCCTCCGGACGCGCCCGGACGCCTGCTGCTGCGCGTCCTGGAGCGTCATCCCGAAATCGTCGCGGAAGCAGCGGAAGAGACGGCGGCCGACGCCTGA
- the lpdA gene encoding dihydrolipoyl dehydrogenase has product MADMQFDLVVIGSGPGGYVAAIRAAQLGLKTACVEMRDTLGGTCLNIGCIPSKALLTASEKYEEAKHGLGGFGVKVTGVELDLPAMMAHKTRVVQSNVEGVQFLFKKNKVARFHGRGVIDAPGVVKVVKPDGAAETLTTKNILIATGSDVMPLPGVTIDEKRIVSSTGALDLDKVPGRLVVIGGGVIGLELGSVWQRLGAQVTVVEFLDRILPGMDAEVSKHAQRILGKQGLSFKLGTKVTGARMNAESVTLTLEPAKGGGETTLEADIVLVAIGRRPYTEGLGLETVGVALDSRGRIVTDHHFRTNVPGIWAIGDVIAGPMLAHKAEEEGVVAAEVMAGQSGHINYDAIPGVVYTWPEIAAVGRTEEQLKEAGIAYKVGKFPFTANGRARAMQVTEGFVKVLADARTDTLLGAHIIGANAGDMIEELALALEFGASSEDVARTSHAHPTLTEAIKEACLAVDGRPIHI; this is encoded by the coding sequence ATGGCTGACATGCAGTTCGACCTCGTCGTCATCGGCAGCGGTCCCGGTGGCTACGTCGCCGCCATCCGCGCGGCCCAGCTCGGCCTGAAGACCGCCTGCGTGGAGATGCGGGACACCCTGGGCGGCACCTGCCTGAACATCGGCTGCATCCCCTCCAAGGCGCTGCTGACCGCCAGCGAGAAGTACGAGGAGGCGAAGCACGGCCTGGGCGGCTTCGGCGTCAAGGTCACCGGGGTGGAGCTGGACCTCCCCGCGATGATGGCGCACAAGACCAGGGTCGTGCAGTCGAACGTCGAAGGCGTGCAGTTCCTGTTCAAGAAGAACAAGGTCGCGCGCTTCCACGGCCGCGGCGTCATCGACGCGCCGGGCGTGGTGAAGGTGGTGAAGCCGGACGGCGCCGCCGAGACGCTGACGACGAAGAACATCCTGATCGCCACCGGCTCCGACGTGATGCCGCTGCCCGGCGTCACGATCGACGAGAAGCGGATCGTCAGCTCCACCGGGGCGCTGGACCTGGACAAGGTGCCCGGCCGGCTGGTCGTCATCGGCGGCGGCGTCATCGGGCTGGAGCTGGGGTCCGTCTGGCAGCGCCTGGGCGCCCAGGTCACGGTGGTGGAGTTCCTGGACCGCATCCTGCCCGGCATGGACGCGGAGGTGTCCAAGCACGCGCAGCGCATCCTGGGCAAGCAGGGCCTGTCCTTCAAGCTGGGGACCAAGGTGACCGGCGCCCGGATGAACGCGGAGAGCGTGACCCTGACGCTGGAGCCGGCCAAGGGCGGCGGCGAGACGACGCTGGAGGCGGACATCGTGCTGGTCGCCATCGGCCGCCGTCCCTACACGGAGGGGCTGGGGCTGGAGACGGTCGGCGTGGCGCTGGACAGCCGCGGGCGCATCGTCACCGACCACCATTTCCGCACCAACGTGCCCGGCATCTGGGCCATCGGCGATGTCATCGCCGGCCCGATGCTGGCCCACAAGGCGGAGGAGGAGGGCGTGGTCGCCGCCGAGGTGATGGCGGGCCAGTCCGGCCACATCAACTACGACGCCATCCCGGGCGTGGTCTACACCTGGCCGGAGATCGCCGCCGTCGGCCGGACGGAGGAGCAGCTCAAGGAGGCCGGCATCGCCTACAAGGTCGGCAAGTTCCCCTTCACCGCCAACGGCCGCGCCCGCGCCATGCAGGTGACCGAGGGCTTCGTGAAGGTGCTGGCCGACGCCAGGACCGACACGCTGCTGGGCGCCCACATCATCGGCGCCAACGCCGGCGACATGATCGAGGAACTGGCCCTGGCCCTCGAATTCGGTGCCAGCAGCGAAGACGTGGCCCGCACCAGCCACGCCCACCCGACCCTGACCGAGGCGATCAAGGAAGCCTGCCTCGCCGTGGACGGCCGTCCCATCCACATCTGA
- a CDS encoding methyl-accepting chemotaxis protein, whose protein sequence is MAYDGQTPPTARQGADGVAGGPGSRVGGAVAEIARDVGSLGVSIADIAGHVDDVTARVEEQDRVFRELRGEAHGMSERNRRVTESTQTARAVAARARSEVESSRDQVERALADIRALTEAVAGIESQLAGLEGALERVGRVAQGINAIAKQTNLLALNATIEAARAGAAGKGFAVVAGEVKALATKTTEATQEIDATLRQLTAEARALITRSGDSVQRAASVRNDTNRIGEVMRTVADAMAEVDREQDRIDSAARAIGDSIAAVEGRIDGLAGGVSQTAANLTGARDRLNGLLSAGERLIGATAELGVETVDTPYIRAAQETAARIARAFEAELARGSLSEADLFDRDYRPVAGTDPQQVMTRFTALTDRLLPDIQEPVLSLSDRVVFCAAVDSNGYLPTHNRRFSQPQRPGERAWNMANSRNRRIFNDRVGLAAGRNTRPFLVQAYRRDMGGGAFALMKDVSAPILVNGRHWGGLRIAYKV, encoded by the coding sequence ATGGCGTATGACGGGCAGACACCGCCGACAGCGCGGCAGGGGGCGGACGGCGTGGCCGGCGGACCGGGCAGCCGCGTGGGCGGGGCGGTCGCGGAGATCGCGCGCGACGTGGGGTCCCTGGGTGTCTCCATCGCCGACATCGCGGGCCATGTCGATGACGTCACCGCCCGGGTGGAGGAGCAGGACCGCGTCTTCCGGGAGCTGCGGGGCGAGGCGCACGGCATGTCCGAGCGCAACCGGCGGGTGACGGAATCGACGCAGACGGCCCGCGCCGTCGCCGCCCGCGCCCGCAGCGAGGTGGAGAGCAGCCGCGACCAGGTGGAGCGCGCCCTGGCCGACATCCGCGCCCTGACCGAGGCGGTGGCCGGGATCGAAAGCCAGCTCGCAGGACTGGAGGGCGCGCTGGAGCGGGTCGGGCGCGTGGCCCAGGGCATCAACGCCATCGCCAAGCAGACCAACCTGCTGGCGCTCAACGCCACCATTGAGGCGGCCCGCGCCGGGGCCGCGGGCAAGGGCTTCGCCGTCGTGGCCGGAGAGGTCAAGGCCCTGGCCACCAAGACGACGGAGGCGACGCAGGAGATCGACGCCACCCTGCGCCAGCTCACGGCGGAGGCGCGGGCGCTGATCACCCGCAGCGGCGACAGCGTGCAGCGCGCGGCGTCGGTCCGCAACGACACCAACCGGATCGGCGAGGTGATGCGCACCGTGGCCGACGCCATGGCCGAGGTGGACCGCGAGCAGGACCGCATCGACAGCGCCGCCCGCGCCATCGGCGACAGCATCGCCGCGGTGGAAGGGCGCATCGACGGGCTGGCCGGCGGCGTCAGCCAGACGGCAGCCAACCTGACCGGCGCGCGCGACCGGCTGAACGGCCTGCTGTCGGCCGGGGAACGCCTGATCGGCGCCACCGCCGAACTGGGGGTGGAGACGGTGGACACCCCCTATATCCGCGCAGCCCAGGAGACGGCCGCGCGCATCGCCCGCGCCTTCGAGGCCGAACTGGCGCGCGGCAGCCTGAGCGAGGCCGACCTGTTCGACCGCGACTACCGCCCCGTCGCCGGCACAGACCCGCAGCAGGTGATGACCCGCTTCACCGCCCTGACCGACCGTCTGCTGCCCGATATCCAGGAGCCGGTGCTGTCCCTGTCCGACCGGGTGGTGTTCTGCGCCGCGGTGGACAGCAACGGCTACCTGCCCACCCACAACCGGCGCTTCAGCCAGCCGCAACGGCCGGGCGAGCGCGCCTGGAACATGGCCAACAGCCGCAACCGCCGCATCTTCAACGACCGCGTCGGGCTGGCGGCGGGCCGCAACACGCGGCCTTTCCTGGTCCAGGCCTACCGCCGCGACATGGGCGGCGGCGCGTTCGCCCTGATGAAGGACGTCTCCGCCCCCATCCTGGTCAACGGCCGTCACTGGGGCGGCCTGCGCATCGCCTACAAGGTCTGA
- a CDS encoding ATP-binding protein, giving the protein MGLVDIVIAINSSTLLGAGVLLALIWWYCRPERYALFWSATLILSAVGWALGVVARPQEGILFILTGMVADLCFLIGYWLFALGTARYFGRPALSRYWLLGASTAVGIGWVAMARGSPALQEVMSAVSVAVLLVPATARLWVQGRRNAGEVMQAVSVTMIALLNAAYALSMLVERPAYVREFDLTGQEWLAIAVPVTFTLFAMSGVLVTCLRLLERMSEQARALERSIEETQLATRAKSEFFATVSHEIRTPVNAILGSLDILGTTALDEHQTRCISVMDSAGQSLLALLDDILDMTRIEAGRLTLETADFDLHRRLRDVVELMTPPAVEKGLSIGLEIAPGVPRHVLGDPVRLRQILLNLIGNAIKFTERGSITVTAAPTGTDADGRTLVRLTVADTGIGIPAERLAAIFEAFSQADGSISRRFGGAGLGLTICRRLAALMDGRIEAESEPGRGSRFHVEIPFAPGVPAGGSGPVEEALPVWTAPPTVLLVEDEAVNRFVASQILERHGFRVVQVESGPQALELLARERVDIILMDLGMPGMDGLEVAARIRAMDGPAATTPIVALTASVLTETVSRCREAGMQGFVSKPIRIDVLLHKLAEVIPPSAGDGSPAAAGRRGAPQSPPALPAGRLEALRRELGDAAVDTMLTRARESLTEGRAALAAAWDRRARRRVVEIAHRLAGTLDVMGLADAAGAARRLEEAAEVGASLHLDPFVEELLATLDGVLATLPRPATTLTG; this is encoded by the coding sequence ATGGGCCTGGTCGACATCGTCATTGCGATCAACAGCTCGACACTGCTCGGTGCCGGCGTTCTGCTCGCCCTGATCTGGTGGTACTGCCGCCCGGAACGCTATGCCCTGTTCTGGTCGGCGACGCTGATCCTGTCGGCCGTCGGCTGGGCTCTGGGGGTCGTCGCCCGGCCGCAGGAGGGCATCCTCTTCATCCTGACCGGGATGGTCGCCGATCTCTGCTTCCTGATCGGCTACTGGCTGTTCGCGCTGGGCACGGCCCGCTATTTCGGCCGGCCGGCGCTGTCGCGCTACTGGCTCCTGGGGGCGTCCACCGCCGTCGGCATCGGCTGGGTGGCGATGGCCCGGGGCAGCCCGGCCCTGCAGGAGGTGATGTCCGCGGTCTCGGTCGCGGTGCTGCTGGTTCCCGCCACCGCCCGGCTCTGGGTGCAGGGCCGGCGCAATGCCGGCGAGGTGATGCAGGCGGTGTCGGTGACGATGATCGCCCTGCTGAATGCCGCCTACGCCCTGTCGATGCTGGTCGAACGCCCCGCCTATGTGCGCGAGTTCGACCTTACGGGTCAGGAATGGCTGGCCATCGCCGTGCCCGTCACCTTCACGCTGTTCGCCATGAGCGGGGTGCTGGTGACCTGCCTGCGCCTGCTGGAGCGGATGAGCGAGCAGGCGCGTGCCCTGGAACGCTCCATCGAGGAGACGCAGCTCGCCACCCGGGCCAAGAGCGAGTTCTTCGCCACGGTCAGCCATGAGATCCGCACCCCGGTGAACGCCATCCTGGGCAGTCTGGACATCCTGGGCACGACCGCGCTGGACGAGCACCAGACCCGCTGCATCTCGGTGATGGACAGCGCCGGGCAGTCGCTGCTGGCGCTGCTGGACGACATTCTGGACATGACCCGGATCGAGGCGGGGCGGCTGACGCTGGAAACCGCGGACTTCGATCTGCACCGCCGGCTGCGCGACGTCGTGGAACTGATGACGCCCCCGGCGGTGGAGAAGGGGCTCAGCATCGGGCTGGAGATCGCTCCCGGCGTGCCGCGGCATGTGCTTGGCGATCCGGTCCGGCTGCGCCAGATCCTGCTGAACCTGATCGGCAACGCCATCAAGTTCACCGAGCGCGGCAGCATCACCGTGACCGCCGCTCCGACCGGCACGGACGCCGACGGCCGGACCCTGGTGCGGCTCACGGTGGCCGATACCGGCATCGGCATTCCGGCCGAGCGGCTGGCCGCGATCTTCGAGGCGTTCTCCCAGGCGGACGGGTCGATCTCCCGCCGTTTCGGCGGCGCCGGCCTGGGCCTGACCATCTGCCGCCGGCTGGCCGCCCTGATGGACGGCCGCATCGAGGCGGAGTCGGAGCCCGGCCGCGGCAGCCGCTTCCATGTGGAGATCCCCTTCGCCCCCGGCGTGCCGGCCGGCGGCAGCGGCCCGGTGGAGGAGGCGCTGCCGGTCTGGACGGCACCGCCCACCGTGCTGCTGGTCGAGGACGAGGCGGTGAACCGTTTCGTCGCCAGCCAGATCCTGGAGCGCCACGGCTTCCGCGTGGTCCAGGTCGAGAGCGGCCCCCAGGCCCTGGAGCTTCTGGCGCGCGAGCGGGTGGACATCATCCTGATGGATCTCGGCATGCCCGGCATGGACGGGCTGGAGGTGGCGGCCCGCATCCGTGCCATGGACGGACCGGCGGCAACGACGCCGATCGTGGCCCTGACCGCCAGCGTGCTGACGGAAACCGTGTCGCGCTGCCGGGAGGCGGGGATGCAGGGTTTCGTCTCCAAGCCCATCCGCATCGACGTGCTGCTGCACAAGCTGGCCGAGGTGATCCCGCCGTCCGCCGGGGACGGCAGCCCGGCCGCAGCGGGGCGGCGGGGGGCTCCGCAGTCGCCGCCCGCCCTTCCGGCCGGCCGGCTGGAGGCTCTGCGCCGGGAACTGGGGGACGCGGCGGTGGACACGATGCTGACCCGGGCCCGTGAATCGCTGACCGAGGGCCGCGCGGCTCTGGCCGCGGCCTGGGACCGGCGGGCCCGCCGCCGGGTGGTGGAGATCGCCCACCGTCTGGCCGGCACGCTGGACGTCATGGGGCTGGCGGATGCGGCGGGGGCGGCCCGCCGCCTGGAGGAGGCGGCGGAGGTCGGGGCTTCGCTGCACCTGGACCCGTTCGTCGAGGAGCTGCTCGCCACCCTGGACGGCGTCCTGGCGACACTGCCGCGGCCGGCCACCACCCTGACCGGCTGA
- the odhB gene encoding 2-oxoglutarate dehydrogenase complex dihydrolipoyllysine-residue succinyltransferase produces MATEIKVPTLGESVTEATVARWMKKVGDTVEADEPLVELETDKVTLEVNAPAGGTLTDIQAEDGATVGVGALLGVIADGAAKPAAAPAAAPAQAAPQPAAAPAAAAAGVMPAARKMADDHGVDAGKIAGTGKDGRVTKGDVIQHLEQPRPAAAPAPAPTAPAAPAAKPAAPSGPRPRADLEERVRMTRLRQRIAERLKEAQDTAAMLTTFNEVDMTNVIAMRARLKDAFEKKHGVKLGFMSFFVKACIVALKEIPAVNAEIDGSDLVYKNYYDIGVAVGTPQGLVVPVVRDADRLGFAGVEAKIAELGKKARDGKLSIEDLSGGTFTISNGGVYGSLMSTPILNPPQSGILGMHKTMDRAVVVDGKVEVRPMMYLALSYDHRIIDGREAVTFLVRVKECIENPERILLDV; encoded by the coding sequence ATGGCGACGGAAATCAAGGTTCCCACCCTCGGCGAATCGGTCACGGAAGCCACCGTGGCCCGCTGGATGAAGAAGGTCGGCGACACGGTAGAGGCCGACGAGCCGCTGGTGGAGCTTGAGACCGACAAGGTGACGCTGGAGGTGAACGCCCCCGCCGGCGGCACCCTGACCGACATCCAGGCGGAGGACGGCGCCACCGTCGGCGTCGGTGCCCTTCTCGGCGTGATCGCGGACGGCGCGGCGAAGCCCGCCGCGGCTCCGGCCGCCGCCCCGGCGCAGGCGGCCCCGCAGCCCGCGGCTGCCCCTGCCGCCGCTGCGGCGGGCGTCATGCCGGCCGCGCGCAAGATGGCGGACGATCACGGCGTCGATGCCGGGAAGATCGCCGGCACCGGCAAGGACGGGCGCGTCACCAAGGGCGACGTGATCCAGCATCTGGAGCAGCCCCGTCCGGCGGCCGCCCCGGCTCCTGCGCCCACCGCCCCCGCAGCCCCGGCGGCGAAGCCGGCCGCGCCCAGCGGTCCGCGCCCGCGTGCCGACCTGGAGGAGCGGGTGCGCATGACGCGCCTGCGCCAGCGCATCGCCGAGCGCCTGAAGGAGGCGCAGGACACCGCGGCCATGCTGACCACCTTCAACGAGGTGGACATGACCAACGTGATCGCCATGCGCGCCCGGTTGAAGGACGCCTTCGAGAAGAAGCACGGCGTGAAGCTGGGCTTCATGTCCTTCTTCGTGAAGGCCTGCATCGTGGCGCTGAAGGAGATCCCGGCCGTGAATGCCGAGATCGACGGCAGCGATCTGGTCTACAAGAACTACTACGACATCGGCGTCGCCGTGGGCACGCCGCAGGGGCTGGTCGTGCCGGTCGTGCGCGATGCCGACAGGCTGGGCTTCGCCGGGGTCGAGGCGAAGATCGCCGAACTGGGGAAGAAGGCGCGCGACGGCAAGCTCTCCATCGAGGACCTGTCGGGCGGCACCTTCACCATCTCCAACGGCGGCGTGTACGGCTCGCTGATGTCCACGCCGATCCTCAACCCGCCGCAGTCCGGCATCCTGGGCATGCACAAGACCATGGACCGCGCCGTCGTGGTGGACGGCAAGGTCGAGGTGCGGCCGATGATGTATCTCGCCCTGTCCTACGACCACCGCATCATCGACGGGCGCGAGGCCGTCACCTTCCTGGTGCGGGTCAAGGAGTGCATCGAGAACCCCGAACGCATCCTGCTGGATGTCTGA
- a CDS encoding 2-oxoglutarate dehydrogenase E1 component produces MAPLDFAPSERDSFLFGANATFIAELYAKFQKDPSSVDPSWQSFFAELGDDAAELLAELRGASWSSNDAGVIGTSDAEPAVRPARPAPAAAPAPAGSAASGLSVDQVRRATQDSIRALMMIRTYRVRGHLQAKLDPLHLEKREDHPELDYRSYGFTDADLDRPIYIGHVLGMETATLRQIVEVVQATYCGHVGVEFMHIQDPEQKAWIQERIEGIRNQTDFTVNGKKAMLQRLTAAEGFERFLQMKYTGTKRFGLEGGEVLVPALEQVMKRGGQLGLKEIVLGMAHRGRLNVLTNVMGKPFKAVFSEFQGNAAHPEDVQGSGDVKYHLGTSSDRDFDGNTIHLSLSPNPSHLEAVNPVVCGRVRAKQCQRAGQIPPTEESRREVMGVLLHGDAAFAGQGLVPETLLLSELKGYRTGGVIHFIINNQIGFTTAPQYGRGGPYPTEVAKSIQAPIFHVNGDDPEAVVHIARIATEFRQKFLKDVVVDIVCYRRQGHNEGDEPAFTQPLMYKAIRNHPTTRELYGRQLVAEGIISQPEVDGMVQEFQQRLEQEFEAATTFRPNKADWLEGKWAGLSPATGEDRRGDTAVPLDVLKEVGLAISRVPQGVNVNPKIVRQLKAKQEMIESGHGIDWATAEALAFGTLLVEGMPVRLSGQDVGRGTFSQRHSVLVDQETEAKYIPLNHIRPDQAHYDVHDSPLSEAGVLGFEYGYSLAEPHALILWEAQFGDFVNGAQAIIDQFISSGESKWLRMSGLVMLLPHGYEGQGPEHSSARLERFLQLSGEDNWQVCNLTTPANYFHALRRQVRRDFRKPLVIATPKSLLRHKLCVSPLSQLSGSETFHRVLGDETPDLAEAGKVRRVVLCSGKVYYDLLAEREARGVKDIAIVRIEQLYPFPAKSLGAQLAKYPGADVVWCQEEPANMGAWFFLDRRIEGVLTEIGHKAGRPKYAGRPEAASPATGLLKRHNQEQAKLLDEALSV; encoded by the coding sequence ATGGCTCCTCTCGATTTCGCTCCGTCCGAGCGCGACTCCTTCCTCTTCGGCGCCAACGCCACTTTCATCGCTGAACTCTATGCCAAGTTCCAGAAGGACCCGTCCTCGGTGGACCCGAGCTGGCAGTCCTTCTTCGCCGAGCTGGGCGACGATGCGGCGGAGCTGCTGGCGGAGCTTCGGGGGGCGAGCTGGTCGAGCAACGACGCCGGCGTGATCGGCACTTCCGACGCGGAACCGGCGGTCCGGCCGGCCCGCCCCGCCCCGGCGGCGGCGCCTGCGCCCGCGGGCTCGGCCGCCTCGGGCCTTTCGGTCGATCAGGTGCGCCGGGCGACGCAGGACAGCATCCGCGCCCTGATGATGATCCGCACCTACCGCGTGCGTGGCCATCTCCAGGCCAAGCTGGACCCGCTGCACCTGGAGAAGCGGGAAGACCATCCGGAACTGGACTACCGCTCCTACGGCTTCACCGACGCCGACCTCGACCGGCCGATCTACATCGGCCACGTCCTGGGCATGGAGACGGCGACGCTCCGCCAGATCGTCGAGGTGGTGCAGGCGACCTACTGCGGCCATGTCGGCGTCGAGTTCATGCACATCCAGGACCCCGAGCAGAAGGCCTGGATCCAGGAGCGCATCGAGGGCATCCGCAACCAGACCGACTTCACCGTCAACGGCAAGAAGGCGATGCTGCAGCGGCTGACCGCGGCCGAGGGCTTCGAGCGCTTCCTGCAGATGAAGTACACCGGCACCAAGCGCTTCGGGCTTGAGGGCGGTGAGGTGCTGGTGCCAGCGCTGGAACAGGTGATGAAGCGCGGCGGCCAGCTCGGCCTGAAGGAGATCGTGCTGGGCATGGCCCACCGCGGCCGGCTGAACGTGCTGACCAACGTGATGGGCAAGCCGTTCAAGGCCGTGTTCAGCGAGTTCCAGGGCAACGCCGCCCATCCGGAGGACGTGCAGGGCTCCGGCGACGTCAAGTACCACCTGGGCACCTCCAGCGACCGCGACTTCGACGGCAACACCATCCACCTGTCGCTGTCGCCCAACCCCTCGCACCTGGAGGCGGTGAACCCTGTCGTCTGCGGCCGTGTGCGCGCCAAGCAGTGCCAGCGCGCCGGCCAGATCCCGCCGACCGAGGAGAGCCGGCGCGAGGTGATGGGCGTGCTGCTGCACGGCGACGCCGCCTTCGCCGGCCAGGGGCTGGTGCCGGAGACGCTGCTGCTGTCGGAGCTGAAGGGCTACCGCACCGGCGGCGTGATCCACTTCATCATCAACAACCAGATCGGCTTCACCACGGCGCCGCAGTACGGCCGCGGCGGTCCCTATCCGACCGAGGTGGCGAAGTCGATCCAGGCGCCGATCTTCCACGTCAACGGCGACGATCCGGAGGCGGTGGTCCACATCGCCCGCATCGCCACCGAGTTCCGCCAGAAGTTCCTGAAGGACGTGGTGGTGGACATCGTCTGCTACCGCCGCCAGGGCCATAACGAGGGCGACGAGCCGGCGTTCACGCAGCCCCTGATGTACAAGGCGATCCGCAACCATCCGACGACGCGGGAGCTGTACGGCCGTCAGCTCGTGGCCGAGGGCATCATCTCCCAGCCCGAGGTGGACGGGATGGTGCAGGAGTTCCAGCAGCGGCTGGAACAGGAGTTCGAGGCGGCCACCACCTTCCGTCCCAACAAGGCCGACTGGCTGGAGGGCAAGTGGGCCGGCCTGTCCCCCGCCACGGGCGAGGACCGGCGCGGCGACACGGCGGTGCCGCTGGACGTGCTGAAGGAGGTGGGGCTCGCCATCTCCCGCGTGCCGCAGGGCGTCAACGTCAATCCCAAGATCGTCCGCCAGCTCAAGGCGAAGCAGGAGATGATCGAGAGCGGCCACGGCATCGACTGGGCCACGGCCGAGGCGCTGGCCTTCGGCACGCTGCTGGTCGAAGGCATGCCGGTCCGCCTGTCCGGCCAGGATGTGGGCCGCGGCACCTTCTCCCAGCGACACTCCGTCCTGGTCGATCAGGAGACGGAGGCGAAGTACATCCCGCTGAACCACATCCGCCCGGACCAGGCGCACTACGACGTGCATGACAGCCCGCTGTCGGAGGCCGGCGTGCTGGGCTTCGAGTACGGCTACAGCCTGGCCGAGCCGCACGCCCTGATCCTGTGGGAGGCGCAGTTCGGCGACTTCGTCAACGGTGCCCAGGCCATCATCGACCAGTTCATCAGCTCGGGCGAGTCCAAGTGGCTGCGCATGTCGGGGCTGGTCATGCTGCTGCCGCACGGCTACGAGGGCCAGGGGCCGGAGCACTCCTCCGCCCGGCTGGAGCGCTTCCTCCAGCTCTCCGGCGAGGACAACTGGCAGGTCTGCAACCTGACCACCCCGGCCAACTACTTCCACGCCCTGCGCCGTCAGGTCCGCCGCGACTTCCGCAAGCCGCTGGTGATCGCCACGCCGAAGTCGCTGCTGCGGCACAAGCTCTGCGTCTCGCCCCTGTCCCAGCTCTCGGGGAGCGAGACCTTCCACCGGGTGCTGGGCGACGAGACGCCGGATCTGGCGGAGGCGGGCAAGGTGCGACGGGTGGTGCTGTGCTCCGGCAAGGTCTATTACGACCTGCTGGCGGAGCGCGAGGCCCGCGGCGTCAAGGACATCGCCATCGTGCGCATCGAGCAGCTCTATCCGTTCCCGGCCAAGTCGCTGGGCGCGCAACTGGCCAAGTATCCCGGCGCGGATGTCGTCTGGTGCCAGGAGGAGCCCGCGAACATGGGGGCCTGGTTCTTCCTTGACCGCCGGATCGAAGGCGTGCTGACGGAGATCGGCCACAAGGCCGGCCGGCCGAAATATGCGGGCCGGCCCGAGGCGGCCTCCCCCGCCACCGGCCTGCTGAAGCGCCATAACCAGGAGCAGGCGAAGCTGCTGGACGAGGCGCTCAGCGTCTGA